In Pectinophora gossypiella chromosome 5, ilPecGoss1.1, whole genome shotgun sequence, a genomic segment contains:
- the LOC126367009 gene encoding rho GTPase-activating protein 100F has product MQWRKLARLKSSPGGQSRARRMLCCGRRKENGRAAPDLTASPGRAPSGPPQPPRANHAPPCVLQPDFRKVSGVSNEIFRQIEMVENDHDATTAAALEAVERRGEMIVRILELRQVGRNNIEAAKKFFSLQDSRHIVQLVEIVKRPGQTLGLYIREGDGGTRTDGVFISRIALESAVYNSGCLKVGDEILAVNLVDVRRMSLDDVVIIMSIPRRLLLCTRQRKGKSGPGSPSLPRSEHKPPPVVVLKRDCRDDDERDRDRVDALYSQHGTLGRSGGPGGGIRPGGDGREERSRMQLGQLSPDSTALDLYYNSRPPSDHSTWSYRPPPPVITEQPKSSTTHFVPYERSYPSAMESLAEKVHSYYPSETGSTRFGGRVPRSGSEQQLPRAETHSDFGRHSLLRSSLKASAATGGTSSLSRYNQRYGGVGGVGSGLGGTGLPGSGLTGTGLGGHGLPSGLSTTGLSGLTGSSLVGSGLTTSGLGTGLSGTGLGSTLGAGYGTAGLGLPSYSSKFGTSRRNRSLDYSSDTEATAPTRTPYYSGLSGYRSSTLGRDIGSKFNSLPRDVRGTGQRLGLSRRAGSVLQDEPEPLSSRLDLRSSRGRLPSSPSVFTSDEYRAWLSRAPSTSALYETLRPRLPTHYSAENIHDALKNMESGSRFGSTLGLAGRAGRVERPRHLPARSLSSQQLGPTGGSPSARRVRQLLELGSRFNCPNPSPVPTPSSRHQRHLDINPSEFLKYKVEKPPAGLSSSMTGLSRLAGPGVSGMLWVHLLAGRGLRPPGPGGAGGASPGSPPSGPLAPPHPPTAPRDLYCVLECDRVHKARTVVRTGELQFDWDESFELELVENRQLDVLVYSWDPQHRHKLCYRGAVALSDLLTRGASHQLAVKMEPRGTLYVRMRHTEPQDLFRRRPAPPRLSPPPLFGAELDAVVAREVRPPHAPPVPLIVRRCVEEIERRGLDIIGLYRLCGSASKKRILREAFERNARGVELAPDSVPDINVITGLLKDYLRELPQPLFSRCLYQMTLDALGVCLPDDREGNARLMASIVECLPRAARATLVFLLDHLALVVAAQDRNKMSPQHLAVALAPPLMLQSQPPTELDYQRPIHVLQCLLQIWPAPKRSVRRGEPVLGPRGNRASASQAASLTLPQGRVPPSVSPYRPQVGASAASPPPALSARPVPDRSPPAHVLSSVRGVQYRPQSPVRVAVPAPARSRQVTVSSPGSGSTSSGSHSPADTIKHGGSVSSILRQPERAASPRSSPRASPRASPRDSPRSTPRDGGSRELTPRGHDSPAIPGTSAGLAVTLNSGALSPRYNSATNPFLQQYDAEVEAEAWRSADIFSPPAHT; this is encoded by the exons GTATCAGGTGTAAGCAATGAAATATTCAGGCAGATTGAAATGGTGGAGAATGATCACGACGCGACCACGGCCGCGGCGCTCGAG GCGGTGGAGCGTCGCGGCGAGATGATTGTGCGAATCCTAGAGCTGAGGCAAGTGGGCCGCAACAATATTGAAGCCGCCAAGAAATTCTTCTCATTACAG GACTCCCGGCACATAGTTCAACTAGTGGAAATCGTAAAACGTCCGGGACAGACCCTTGGTTTGTACATCAGGGAGGGGGATGGTGGAACAAGGACCGATGGAGTGTTTATATCGCGGATAGCATTGGAGTCCGCTGTGTATAACAGCGGCTGTTTGAAGGTTGGAGATGAAATCCTCGCCGTGAACTTAGTGGATGTCAGACGAATGTCGCTGGACGATGTCGTCATCATCATGTCGATACCAAGAAGGTTGCTGCTTTGTACGAGGCAAAGGAAAG GCAAGTCAGGTCCCGGATCACCATCTCTCCCGAGGTCGGAGCATAAACCACCGCCTGTGGTCGTCCTGAAGAGAGACTGCCGAGATGACGACGAGAGGGACCGTGACCGAGTCGACGCATTATATTCCCA ACACGGTACTCTGGGCCGCTCCGGAGGTCCAGGAGGTGGCATCCGACCAGGCGGCGATGGCAGAGAAGAACGGAGTCGAATGCAACTTGGTCAGCTCTCCCCTGATTCGACAGCGCTTGACTTATATTACAACTCGAGACCTCCTTCAGATCATTCTACTTGGAG TTACCGACCGCCGCCTCCAGTTATTACTGAACAACCAAAATCATCGACAACACACTTTGTGCCGTATGAGCGATCCTATCCTAGTGCTATGGAAAGCTTAGCAGAGAAGGTGCATTCTTATTATCCGTCGGAAACTGGAAG CACACGCTTCGGTGGGAGAGTTCCTCGGTCGGGTTCGGAGCAACAACTGCCGCGGGCTGAAACACATTCGGACTTCGGACGACATTCGCTTTTGCGGTCGAGTTTGAAGGCCTCGGCAGCCACTGGTGGTA CTTCGAGCCTCTCCAGATACAATCAACGATATGGTGGAGTTGGAGGAGTTGGGTCTGGTTTGGGAGGCACAGGCCTGCCTGGATCGGGCCTGACTGGCACGGGTTTAGGTGGTCATGGATTACCGTCAGGACTATCTACAACAGGTTTAAGTGGCCTAACGGGTTCCAGCTTAGTTGGATCAGGTCTAACAACCTCCGGATTGGGAACAGGGTTATCAGGTACTGGATTGGGTTCCACTCTTGGGGCCGGTTATGGAACTGCTGGATTGGGACTACCATCATACAGTAGTAAATTCGGCACATCGAGAAGGAATCGAAGTTTGGACTATTCATCTGATACTGAAGCTACTGCACCAACAAGAACGCCGTACTATTCTGGACTCAGTGGATATAGAAGTAGCACATTAGGAAGAGACATCGGATCGAAGTTTAATTCTTTACCGAGAGACGTGAGAGGAACTGGTCAAAG GCTTGGGCTAAGCAGACGCGCAGGAAGCGTATTACAAGATGAGCCGGAACCACTGTCTTCGCGTTTAGATCTTCGTTCTTCCAGAG GTCGTCTACCATCGTCTCCGTCAGTGTTCACGTCAGATGAGTACCGAGCGTGGTTGTCACGAGCTCCGTCAACCAGTGCGTTATACGAGACATTGCGTCCTCGTCTTCCCACTCACTACTCAGCGGAAAACATACACGACGCACTAAAAAAC ATGGAAAGCGGCAGTCGTTTTGGTTCCACTCTGGGATTAGCCGGACGTGCTGGTCGAGTGGAACGTCCACGACACTTACCTGCGAGATCATTGTCCTCGCAACAGCTGGGGCCTACTGGGGGTTCGCCGTCAGCTCGTCGAGTGAGACAACTCCTCGAACTGGGCTCGAGGTTCAACTGTCCTAACCCGAGTCCTGTGCCTACACCGAGCTCGCGACATCAGCGCCATCTTGATATAAATCCTAGCG AGTTCCTAAAATACAAAGTGGAGAAGCCACCAGCGGGTCTTTCTTCTTCGATGACAGGTCTGTCCCGATTAGCCGGTCCGGGTGTATCGGGCATGCTGTGGGTGCACCTGCTGGCGGGACGTGGGCTCCGTCCCCCGGGGCCAGGGGGTGCAGGGGGTGCGTCCCCCGGGTCTCCCCCTTCTGGACCCCTGGCACCCCCACATCCGCCTACAGCACCGCGAGACCTTTATTGCGTGCTCGAGTGCGACCGCGTGCACAAAGCTAGAACTGTG GTCCGTACCGGCGAGCTTCAATTCGACTGGGACGAATCATTCGAGCTGGAGTTAGTTGAGAACCGGCAGTTGGACGTATTAGTTTACTCTTGGGATCCGCAACATCGTCACAAACTGTGCTACCGCGGCGCCGTAGCCCTATCCGATTTGCTCACTCGAGGGGCTTCACATCAGCTTGCTGTCAAG ATGGAACCCCGCGGAACACTGTATGTACGCATGCGTCACACAGAACCTCAGGATCTGTTCAGAAGGCGACCCGCCCCACCCCGGTTATCCCCACCACCGCTATTTGGAGCCGAACTAGACGCAGTTGTAGCTAGAGAGGTGCGACCACCACACGCGCCGCCCGTGCCGCTTATAGTGAGACGATGTGTTGAGGAGATTGAAAGACGAGGACTTGACATTATTG GTCTTTACCGACTGTGCGGATCAGCTAGTAAAAAGCGGATATTACGAGAAGCCTTCGAGAGAAACGCCCGAGGAGTGGAGTTGGCTCCGGACTCCGTGCCAGACATCAATGTCATCACGGGACTGTTGAAGGATTACCTTCGGGAGCTTCCACAGCCACTGTTCAGCCGCTGTCTGTATCAGATGACACTGGATGCTCTGG GAGTTTGTCTCCCAGATGACCGTGAAGGCAACGCTCGGCTCATGGCTTCAATAGTGGAATGCCTGCCTCGAGCAGCGCGCGCTACTTTGGTCTTTCTGCTCGACCATTTGGCGCTAGTAGTCGCAGCCCAGGACCGAAATAAGATGTCTCCACAACATTTAGCAGTGGCTCTAGCCCCACCTCTGATGCTGCAATCACAACCACCAACTGAACTTGACTACCAAAGACCGATTCACGTCCTCCAATGCCTGTTGCAGATCTGGCCGGCCCCTAAACGTTCAG TTCGGCGCGGCGAGCCAGTACTCGGGCCGCGTGGAAACAGAGCCAGTGCGTCGCAAGCGGCCTCACTCACCCTCCCCCAAG GCCGAGTTCCGCCCTCAGTCAGTCCATATCGGCCTCAAGTGGGAGCATCAGCAGCATCTCCGCCGCCAGCTCTCTCGGCTCGGCCCGTGCCCGACCGCTCGCCGCCCGCACAT GTTCTCTCATCAGTCAGGGGCGTCCAATATCGTCCGCAGTCGCCGGTACGCGTGGCGGTGCCCGCGCCGGCGCGCTCACGGCAGGTGACAGTCTCGTCGCCCGGCTCGGGCAGCACTAGCTCCGGCAGCCATAGCCCGGCGGACACCATCAAGCACGGCGGCTCCGTGTCCTCCATCCTGCGCCAGCCGGAGCGCGCTGCCTCCCCGCGCAGCTCCCCGCGAGCCTCGCCGCGCGCCTCCCCGCGCGACTCGCCGCGCTCCACGCCACGTGACGGCGGCTCGCGCGAGCTGACCCCCCGCGGCCACGACTCCC CCGCCATCCCCGGCACGTCGGCGGGGTTGGCCGTCACGCTCAACTCGGGCGCGCTGTCCCCGCGGTACAACAGCGCCACCAACCCGTTCCTGCAGCAATACGACGCGGAGGTCGAGGCGGAGGCGTGGCGCAGCGCGGACATATTCTCGCCCCCCGCGCACACATAG